TAGTGCCTTTCTAAAGGGAGCCACACACCCATTCCAGATCAGGTACTCCAGACTAAGGTCTATCAGTGGCACTCCACGCGATATCGGCGTGCGGAGAACAATGACAGTGCAAATCAGCGATCGACATGACTTGTTTTTGAGGCGCGAGACAATATAAAATATTGTTGGTCGCCCTGCAATTGTTTGATATTGAGATTCTACAGCTATCAACTTCAAGATGACTTTCACTCAAAGATTCGATGGTTATATTCAACCTTGTACAAACTTGATCTTTCTCCCAATCGCTGTCGTACTATCTGTATGGATTATTACCAACTGTGTAAGTCATTTAGCTGGACTAGATCAAGATCTTTGACATTAACCCAAACGCCAGGCAAAACAATGGATGCGCAGCCGTAAACAACGCTCTCAACCAGCCAAGGTTGAAGCAGTAGTTCCTGAAAAGACACCAATAATTGAGCCGTTGCATGAATTTGACTGGAAAACGGCTCCCAGACGTCAACTACGACCATTCAAACCAACATATCACATCACGATGGGTGCGATCCTCTTATGAACGTGGAACGCAATACGAAGTCCATTAACCGTCTTATAGCCATTCAGTCCAACACGCCCTCGGAGTTAATCACTATCGATGAAGACTATCTTGATCGCATCACCCAACGACGTGGAATCATCGCTACCCATGGCTCAACTGTTCATGGCTGTATCCCCGAAGGCGACGCAGCCGTACGTGAACTCTACACATATCTCTTATCTGAACAGCTTCCCAGACGTTTCCCAACTATCTTCCAGCTGTCTCAAGATAAATCGACGTGCAAGAATCTAGCAACAGGAATGTCTTTCCCGACACTTCCTCAGGGTAGTGCAGATGCGGCGTTGCGTGTTCTTGGTGAAACGATTGAAGAAGACTTATTTCTACTGCAGCAGACACCTGAGGGCCACCAGTCTATCGCATTCATGTGCTGTTTCCCTGCTGGTTTCGATCCATCAACTAAACTGGGGAAAACACTTGTTGAAATCCATGCTCCTGTGCCGTCATACGAGAAAATTGGCTCTAGTATGGAAAAGTTCTTTGCAAAGCTGGAGGTGGGCAAGAGTGTAAAACGAACAAACGTGAGACTCGCTTCTGGTCACGATGTGAAAGCAAAACTAACAGATCGAAGTGGTCCGTTCAAACGCATACAGAGCTGTTTAATTGTCAAGGCAACCACATTACTGGCGACGACACTTATCAACGTGATGAAGACGTAGATATTGAAAAGGTAATTTTCTATCTATTCTCAGTAGTACCATGCGACTAACACGCCCAGACATTCCTCCGAATTGAGCTGCAAACTCTCACCCGTCTACCAAACACTGGCGCTGTCCTTTTCTCTTTCAAAACCTATCTTTATCCAGTCCGTCAGATCAAGGAAGAGGGTCTTGGATCTGCTTTTGCTGATGCTATCGAGGGTCTCTCAAAAGGTAATGCGCCAGGAATGTGGACCTATAAAAGTGCAGTACGTTGGGGAAGCAGTGTGATAGAATATCTCAGATCTTCAAAGTAGCTATTGCCATGACAAGTTTCTTGTTTTCCACTCTTTTGGCTCTTAATTCCATAGAATGCTCTGTCACATACTATATCATCTGGGCTCATGTATACTACCCCCAGCCCCAAACAGATGTTGTCGTATGTATCTCGTCAGATGTACTCCTTTTAATGATTCCCATGAATGAAGTTGATCATGAACCTTCCGTTGTGGGACATGATTGTTGCAGTGTAACTCTTATCGATGGAAACCTGCGAATTGCGCAGCGCTCGCTTTGTGAACTTGCGCGTGGCCTCATCATATCCATTCTTGTCAGTTGGCTTCAGGGCCTTCCCTCCACTGTCCTTGGTCTCTTGACATTTCTTGGGCGCTTCTGGTATGATATCACGCACGAAACCTATGACAGGTGCGTTCACGTCTTCAGAATTGAGCATGACTGGACCGTCGTTTCCTGGTCTGTGTTAGCACTGCAGGTTTGACTGTCACGTCGAATTACCTTCAATGACAGATACTCCACCATAGGCCAGCGGATAGTTCCCCCAATTCAACTCTGTCCATGTGCCAAGATTGTGAACTCCTCCATCGAAATTGATGTCAGCGCCACGGACAAGTCTTCCAGCGAATGTTTGGCACGAGCTTGTCAAGTCGATAAAGACAGTTGTATTGGATGGGATCTATTTCAGACATCAACTGAGGATACTTTGGAACAAATGCGACACTTTACCTTCATGGCCCGGTATGGTTTAAAGTCGATCGCGTTTTGATACACCATGAACCAGCGTAGACTATCTTCGCCATATTCGGTTGTAAAGGTGATTCCAGGCTGCCCGTGATCTACGTCTCCGAAGAATGGATCTAGCCCTATCAGTATTTTCGCCCAGCAGTCAAGATTCTAGTCATACTTTGAATAGTCGTGTAGTTATCCTTGTCAGGAGATCCACAAGTTACCACTCGATCCTGAAGTGCTGGAAAGGAGTCGGCACCTgcaaataaaattaaaaagaataggATAAAGTGAATCATCTTTGCAATCTCTGATTCTTGGTGTTATTACTAGGTGGTGGGTATTCCAGAGTGCTATGAAGAACAGAAGAAGTTCTTTACGGATGGTGTCCGCATGAAAGCTTACCTTCTAACTCCTTCTCTCCTTTCCATCAGTTTGCGCCGTTCAGGGCAGGTACTTCTGCATTGCGAAAGAAggaaggtaggtaggtggtGCTGCCAGACTGGGTAACAACCGCTTGCTAACTCGGGCAGGCACGGGTAGTCGCAGCCTCTCGTTTGTTAATTCCTAATGCAGATTTTATCCAtcaaacaaaaaaagaagaagaaatatcTTGAATTGCTTCATCCATATTGACGACCTGACTAGGATGTTCTTTTTCCAAGGACCATTATTCGAGAAACTGCACAAAAGGAGTTTTCGGAGTTTCCTCCGACTTCCTCATTTGGTTGCAAGGGCATGCACGGAGCCCTATCATTGGCCGTATTTCATCACATTTCCATGAGATTGAACTGCTCTCGCGTCTTGAGACTTTCCTCGAATATGTattttcttggccttgtggATATTCAAaactttttaagtatatatatcaTACGAAAATTAACCAAGATTGTTCCTAGCCATCTACGGTATGAACAGACAAAGTGACAATTGTTAGGCGCCCCATATACATGCTACTCTGGCTTGCAACGAGGCTGCCACTATCCGGTATTCTATCTGTTAAAAATCTATGATTTGCAATCAAGAACTCGCATTTCCGTCAGCTGGATCCTTATACTGATGGTGTATACTTGTATGACTTTGCTGTGATGACAAATTAACTTGACCTCCACTAACAAACATCCCTGACTCAATCACTTCTCACCCATGTTGAACCAAACACGCCTCAAAACAAGGCACAACAAAAGCTACACTCTCACTTTACCCCTTCTCTAACTATACAAAAATCCCAAATGTTTACAACTTTCGACATTTCAACTTCAAGTTCGCTGTCCAACGGGAAGCTTCTGTCCCCGCCGACGTCACAACCCCGCCCCAAGAGAGCTCAAGTCTCACGCGCCTGTGATTGGTGTCGATTGACTCGTGTAAAGTGCGATTCTACTCGACCCTGTCGCAATTGTAAGCAAGCCAAGAGAGAATGCGTAAACTCGGGTCGTGATGACTTCAAGAGTGTTGCTGCGGCTACAAAGTAGGTCCTAGAAACGAATGTGCACGAATACAAGGTTGACAGGCGTGTAGGGAGGTCCAACGATTGAGAACCCAGGTCCAGGAATTGGAGAACAAACTGTTGAGCCCCTCTCTTTCATCTGGGAGAGGTGACAACGGTCGCAGACAATCACAAAGATGGAAGGGTGTTCGGATCAATGGCGTCCAGTATGGACCATCTTCACTCACGTATTTCTCTCATCGACTGTCAGCATTCATTGAGACGGATTTAGAGCCAGATGCTTCATCAAAGTCACACCCATCACCTCCATCAACGCCGTCCAACTGTGACCGCCTTCAGCGTGAGCAACAAGACGCATTGCTCGATCTTTACTGGCAGGGCTACCACGCCATTTATCCTGTGCTCGAAGAAGCTGCGTTCCGACGACATTACGATTCTCTATGGCATGGAAATATGAGGCAGGCATGTCCATTAGTCGACATTGTGATTGCGCTATGTATCCAATTCGGCTCCTCTTACACAGCCAACGACACTCTGGTCATGCCTGATCAGCCTGGATACGACTTTTACCTTCAAGCACAGCAGTCCTTAAGTTCTAGCTTGGAGACGCCGACATTAATATCAGTTCAGTGCTATTTTCTTAGTGCCATATACCTCTTGGCCTTCAAACAAATCAATTCGGCTCACATGATGATGCGGTCAGCAATAGCAGCAGCCGAATCCCTTGGCCTTCAATTTGATGACAATGGTGATGACACTGTCAACACTGAAATGCCGTCGACAAGCGTGGGTCATAGACTATGGCGATGTTTGGTCACATTAGACACGCAAATCTCTCTGGATTTGGGTCGTCCTTTTGCAATAGCAAGCATTCAATCACACGATCAAGAAGAACCAGAATCTGACGAGGTTGCCCAACTTGCTGGTCCAAACTTTGACTTTTCTGGGTCATCCGACATCAACTGGCTTCGTTTTGTACACGAGAGGCAAAGTCTATTTCAGATCGTTCGCGAAATTCATACTGAATTAGCGGCAGTGTTGGAGGGCACCCTTGAGGAAACCCAACAGACAGACTTTTACCAACATGCTGCGTCGCGCGAGAGATGCGCAAAGTACCTGTACGGACAGCTCAAACGTCTCAAAGCTTGGGTTGAGGAACTGCCAGAAAATCTCAAAACACCGAGGGTACAGGGTGTACCATTCTCAGTCGATCGATCCAAACTCAACCTTAGCCAGACAGATCCCCTATGGCTACAAAGGCAACGGTTGGTGCTTGAACTGGATTATCACTCTCTGGTCATCATGCTCACGAGAACTTTCATCTCTTTTCTGCCGACACCAGCCCTCGGGACCTTTAACAGCGACAATCACTGCATCATGGCTGTAAACTCTGGCATCATGATGACACTAATGCTACAACAGATTCTCGGTGGTTCGGAAATTCTTGCCGGCTTCTTTCAAGTTGTTAGCTGGCAACGTACGGCAACATTCACTCTAGCTGGCTTCGCTTGCGGCTATCCCATATGCCCGTTGTCTCCTATAGCACGCAAGACATTACCACGAGCTGCACGAGTCTTTGAGATGTCTGGTAGTTGGGAAGACGCACAGTTGACTGACAGCCTCAAGACAAAGTGCTTCGAGATAGTACAGGTTTTCTGCACTAGAATTGGTATAGCTACGCCTGCGACGACACCAGCCGATACCGACAAGGATACAGAGAGTGTAGATGAATCAATGGAGCCGAGTAGCTACCAGGTCATGAGTATCGGGGAGGAAGCTTTGGCTAATGCTGGTTTCGACAGCATACTGGACAGTGACCTGTGGGTATCAGACTCGCCAGGTGGGCTTTTATGGGGTGACTTGATGAAAGATTTAGACTCGGGTTTGGCGTCGTCACTAGGTCATTTTGGAGTACGGGATCGAGACAATGTTTAAGTTGAGGTTACCTCAAAACAAAAAGGACCATGCGTTGGTATTGGTTCATATAAAGAGACTTTGATGCTCGACTTGATCAGCAACACTTGGTCAATACTATCATTAAAGATTAGTTGTTAAAGTAAGGTTTGATCTGCTCTTCAGACCAGTTCCAAAAGAATTCTGCCATTCCCGTGCCACCTTCAGACTCGGGCAGAGCTCCCTTCTGCACGTCGGGACGAATGGGCATGAATCTACCCCATGGAACCACTTGAAGCCGTTAGCTAACGTCATATCTTTAAGTGATACAGTACTCACCCCATATACCGGAGTTCTCGGTGGTTATTTCCTCTGAAAAGGCTGCAAACAGTTCCGTGTAAGCGCCGTTAATTGAAGGATATGTGGTGAACATTCTGGGATAATACATGTACCAGGGCGAAGTACGATCCAGTTCACTTGCCAGATTACCAGGGTTAAGAGACTAGTCTGTCAGTATACAACTCGCTATGGGTATTTGGTAGACATACCACACTGATGATACCATCGTCCTTGTATTTTCTTGCAAATTCGGTGTTGTGGTAGTAATTGCCGGCCTTGCTTGTGGCATACTTGTGCATCAGGTTGCGCGGCTGATGATAATCAAGATTGTCACGTTCGAAACCGTCCTTAGGCGCCAGCACATCCGCAGCTGAACTTGATACCCAAATTACGCGAACAGAGTTCTTGGGTGCTGACTTGGCTGTTGACTGAAGGAGAGGCGTGAGGTGCTTGGTAAACAAGAAGTGGCCCAAGCAATTGACTCCAAGTTGGAGTTCATACCCCTGCTCCGTCTTTGAGCCCTCTGGTGGCGTCATGACACCAGCATTGTTAAACAGTATATCGAGTCTTGTCTCTTGGGCAAGAAACTCCTTGGCCGATTGACCGATGGTTGTCAGGTCTGCAAGATCGAGCTTGAGAAACTTGATGGAACCTGTGGATGCGGGGTGCTGCTTCTTGATGCCCTCAATAGCATCGCGACCCTTCTTTTCATTGCGAGCAGCTACCCATACAGTAGCATTTTTGCTATAGAGAACCTGAGCGATCTCACGACCAACGCCTGTGTTTGCTCCAGTGACAATGGTGACCTTTCCTGTGAGATCGGGCACGTTGGACTCGGTGAAATGAGGCTTGGGAGGGAATGCCTGGCTAAGGGCGTCGAGAGGTTTTGCTGGTAGTGGCATGATGGAGAGTCGCAATGTTGATTGAAAGGTCCAAGATGTCTTTTGTTGATAGAGAAGCGTCCATTACCTCATAGCTTTGTAGAGAAGGCACGGGGTAATAAACTCTCCGTAACGCGGGGCAATTGATTCATGGGCCGACAACCGAGTTCGGCCTAGAACATTTGTTCCTGATGATAAGTTGCATCGCTTGATATTTCCAGAGACTAATAAAAGAACTATTAAATACAAAGGTATCACTGATAATGCATGCATCTTACAAGACGCAGGTCTTGGCTGAGTGCCACATTTATCTTAAGTGCTTACATTGTCGGGTATTACTTGCATGAGTGGCTACATAAAGCCCCGAAAATGGAATACTATAGCATTTAAATAGAAACACTTTATTCATATCACTATTTAAGCATATAAAGATGGTTCGAACTTTCCATATATATTGAGGGCTCATATCACttataatttcttattttagGCATAGCAATGCGTTATAACGAGAATGGATACCTCTGAGATCAGTTACCTGCTACGGACAAAGTATAGAGTAGATAAGTGGGGGGACTCGACTAGATGGCATAATTAGATATGATCATTAGCTCTTTGCTTGTCTGCTTGTCGGCAATATGAAAGTAGAGGGGTTAGATGTGACAGATACACATCACCTTGATACAATGGTTGGTGGACTACAATCAACAACAAAGCCCTTGTTACGCATTCAAAGGTAGCTATGTCACTGACAAACAAACAATAAAAATATGACCTTCATCCCATCACACATAAAACTCCACGTGACTACCTACATTAAACAATAGCACGGACGTGGATGAACGCTTCCTCCCGTCTCAACCCACCATTAAGTCGCTAACTAATTTGTCCTTGAAACTCATTGGACACAAccctagactagactagtcACCAGCCACGGAAACAAGAGCCTCAGCAGCCTCATCGGATAGTTAGAGATCGGTGGCTTGCTTGTCTTTAGTTGACTTCCAAGGTTCCGTCTGAACTTCAACTTGATCCATGCACAACGGCCCGACGTAAGCTCTCGATACCTTCACTTGCTTCTCTAAACTTTTCATCTTGACCACAATTACGACCTTGATCTTGTATCACCCTCAAAATACTTTCATCTCCACTATCGCCCCATCAATCTTTCTTCGTTCATGCCGCGGTTCGTCAACTGCAATCGACCGATCGCGGAACCTGCGCGACCAAACATCTTCATCCATATTCAATCGCGTTGATCTGCGATCCGGTTAATTATATCATCCCAAGCACGGACGCAAAATCTTTCGGGATATGCTTTGATATTGGCGACAAACGGCGCACTCTTCCTCTTTGTCGCGATCTCATTCCATTGTTTATAAACGGCTTCAATCACCACCATTTGTTTGCGCATTTACCCCCCCGCCGTTTGAAGCGCCTGTCGTGTCGTAACTGCTCCCGGGCCACTCACTCTCCAAACCTTTTTCCTGTACAACTCTGCACAGCTCCCACCGACAACAGAGCCAGCAGTatcgccatcatcatgagTGCTCCTTGTAAGCTACCCCGGCATCCCCTTTCTCGCCTTCTCTTCCCAATTTCAACACTCTAATCATATCGCGTAACAGTGACTTCTGAAGAGCTCGAGCGCTATACCACCATCATCGACGATATCCTCGAAACGTCCGACCTTGAGACGATCTCGCGAAAGAAGATTAGACAGGGTTTGGAGAATGCTCTTGGCGGCCAAGATCTGAGCGAACAAAAGGTATGCATGATAAACACGCCTGGCGTCGCTCTACCATACTAGATACCATGGCATGATCTTGCGCTTGCGGCCATTCATTCTTACTGACACACAATAGAACGCCATCAAGCGGCTGATCGAGGCTCGCTTTGATGCCGCTTCAGGAGCTGATACTGGCATCACTCCTCCAACAACTTCCGACTCGCTTGTCGCCAACGGAGCCTCCGATGTAGGCGACACCGAACAGTCTGCGACTCCCGAACCTTCGCGAAAGAAGGTCAAGCGATCATCCTCGGCCGAAGATGCGGACGCTAGACTCGCTGCTCAACTCCAGGCGCAGGAAAACAGCCTAGCCAGAGGGCGCAAGACTCGAGGAGGTGACAAGCCGACCAAGAAAAAGGCGGCACCACGCAAGAAGAGCGCAAAGAAGGTCAAGGCCGATGACGACAGCGATATGGAACCAGCCGATGGCGAGACTggcaagaagaggaaggctggCGGTGGTTTTCAAAAGCCTTTCAACCTGAGCGAGACCCTCTCCGAGCTGGTTGGCGAGACACAAGTACGTGATTTACCACATGTTATTCCCGGACGTTATCAATACTAATACATCAACAGCTGTCCCGGCCTCAAGTGGTCAAGAAGCTTTGGGAACACATCAAAGCCAACGATCTCCAAGACCCAAAGGACAAACGACAGATCATATGCGACGACAAGATGCATGCAGTCTTCAAGCAAGCCAAGGTGGACATGTTCAAGATGAACAAGGATATCGGCAGCCACCTTTACCCCGTCGAAGAGTAAAGAGCAAACAACTACTTCTACAACAATAACGGACACTCTACGGAGATTTCGATGACAGCGTTTTGGGCACGCGGCGGCGTAACCGGTATTCATGATTTGCTCATGTTTCATTTATTCTCTTTGCTCTTTGGCGGCGGTTCACAGTATAGGAAAAAAGGGGAGCATACCGGGTAAATTTTGGTAGGAATATGGAAGCTCAGAACGAGAGTGATTCCTTTTGATAGCACGCTGCGGCAGGATGCGCGTGCAGGATGTTTACTCGACGGCGGGTAACTTTGGGCTTAAGAGCTCCTGATGGGTGACTGAATTAGATACTATATAGTTAGTTTTGATAAAGTGAATCTTGGGGCTAACAATTGAACTGTGTCTGATTGCCAGTCGGTGATACAAGGGGGGTCTCCTATGTCATAGGAGCGTCAAACTATGCACTTCTTTGACACAGACTGAAGTCTAAAGGCAAATGAATTAAACACTGTATGCCAGTACAGTTCATGATATCCTCACGATAGTGACATGAGTAGACGTAATTTCCAGCTGTGTTGGGCCTCAGTGACTCAGTCAATCCCATGTCGATTTGATCAGCCTACCGAGTTACTCTGGCCGGTGACTCTAAACTTGAAATGACACCTGAAAATCAGCCAATTAAAGTTGTCAATTCATGCATCCCTTGTTCGGTGAGTATTTACAAAGATTACTCAGCCACAGACACTGGTAGAAGTGGCTCAACGCCACGTCCCCCACGGAGGGCACTTTCCGTTCCTTTGAATGAAGTTCTGCCCCGCCATAAGAGACGACAGACTCTCGATTTAAAATCTAGTTAGTCGACATCATCACTTCTCTCTTCACATATCACCCTTAACCTTGGAAATTTACCATCGATACCGATCAGGACGTCTCCAGAATCTCACTGCGAGTTCTGTCATAGCTTTTATCTGTCTGTAACTCATAGTCTTCATTCACTATCAAGCTACCACATCTCAACAATTCGACACTCCTTGTGCGGGcgagcaacataagcagagCTCTATCTTCGATTTTTACCCTACGCACGACCAAATTTCACCATCTGGGAGCTCAAAGCTTCTAGCCATGGCTCCACCAGAGGGAGACAACAACACTGGAGTTTCAGCCTCCGAATCCCAACCCCAAGGTGACGGCCAGCGCAACAGAggacgaggccgaggcaAAGGAAACCAAAATCGACGAGGCGGCCAACGGCGCGGTCGTGGTGGTAACAACGCCAACGTCCCAAGTGTCCCTGCCAATCCAGCTGCACAAGACGTTGCTGCTGCAGCTTCGCGCGCCCATGCCCTAGCTGCTAGCAAAGCTGCCGAAGCTGCCggggacgatgatgatggcgatgtGTGTTTCATTTGCGCCAATCCGGTTGCCCACCACTCTATTGCACCTTGCAACCACACGACATGCCATATTTGTGGTCTGCGCATGAGGGCTCTATATAAGACAAAGGACTGTGCCCACTGCCGTGTATGTCCCCATTTACATGCTCTCGACCAGAGTCTTTCACTAACAACTTGGTAGACCCCGGCTCCCTATGTCATATTCACCGACGACCCCGAGAAGCGTTTCGAGGAGTACTCAGAAAAAGACATAACTACTACCGACAGCAACATCGGCATCAAGTACACGAATGAGGATATCGTCGGCGACACCGTGCTGCTCCTGCGATACAACTGTCCCGAGCCGTCATGCGACTTTGCTGGTCTTGGCTGGCCGGATTTGCACCGCCATGTCAAATCTGCTCATAAAAAGCGCATGTGCGATCTGTGCACTCGTAACAAGAGGGTTTTCACACATGAGCATGAGTTATTTGCAGATAAGGAGCTGGAAAGACATATGCGTCATGGAGACGACAAACCTGGTGCAGCGGACCAAACGGGCTTCAAGGGACATCCACTTTGTGGGTTCTGTGGAGAGCGTTTCTACGATGACGATAAGCTGTACGAGCACTGTAGAATGAAGCACGAACGTTGCTTTATTTGTGACCGACGAGATTCGAGACACCCCCACTACTACCTCGACTACAACGCTTTGGAAGAGCATTTCAAGAAGGACCACTACCTTTGCGGCGATCGAGAATGTATGGAAAAGAAGTTTGTTGTCTTTGAGTCCGAGCTAGACCTGCAGGCCCATCAGTTGAGTGAGCACGGCGGCAAAGCGACAGGTAGAGACGCACGAGTTGTCAATATTTCAGGATTCGACATTCGAACACCGTACCAACAGGAGAGAGGGGGCGGTGGTGCTGGTGgaagagaggaaggaagacGCGGGGGCAGAGATGggcgaagaggaggaaacaGAGGCCGAGACCCTAATGCGGAACCGGTTCCTGTCAGCTCAGCCCAGCCTCTACGACGCGACGAGATTGCTTTCCAGCGACAGATGGCCATCCATTCTGCACAGTCAGTCTCGAACCGTAcctttggtggagctttgtCTGCTCCTACACCAGCGCAAGCCTCATCACAACCCCGCGGAGCTAGCTCATCAAACACGCCTCGCGccagtcagaccaaccttgCTAATCCCATAGAGTCTGCTACTGTCGACCCGGCTAATCTCAGCCCCGAAGAGCGCGCGCGTCTTGTGCGACATGGTGCTGTTGTCGAGCGAGCGTCAAACCTCCTCGGCAACGACACCCAACGAATGGCCACATTCCGAAGCCACATTTCTTCTTACAGGCAGGGCAGTCTTACTGCTCCACAGCTAATTGATGCATTCTTCACCCTCTTTGCCGACACCTCCTCAAACGCTCTTGGTACCATGGTGCGAGAAGTTGCGGAACTTTACGAAGACAAGAGCAAGGCCGAGGCTCTTCGCAAAGCCTGGCAAGATTGGCGAGCTATCAACGAGGATTATCCCAGCCCACCTGGGTTGAGTGGCATGCATGGCGCAACTTCGAGTTCAAGCGGTTGGGCTGGCGCAGCATCAGCTAACCCAGCTGTTCCCAATGCCAAGGTCACCCAAAAGTACTCAAACCGTgttctcaagctcaagaacaGCACAAGACTTGGCGGCCCAGCTCCTGTATCTTCAAGTGGTGCATCATCATGGGCTGGTCGGCCTGCCGTCAacgcaccaccaccatcctCCAACGCGTTCCCATCTCTCCCCTCCTCCGGGAACTCCTCTGCATCTCGCTCCAACTGGACAACTCCCACTCCCTCATCATCGCAATCCACGACTCTCAACCGCCCTCGCCCCGCTCCCCGGCCTACAGGCGAAGACGCTTTCCCAGCTCTTCCCGCGGCACCAAAGCCTACAACCACAATTTTCGGTTACGGTAACGGCCGCGCTGTACGACGTGACTACGGAAACCGTGAGACAAACTTCCAATGGGGTAGCGGACCGAGCACACCAGCTGACGAGGAGCCCGCTGATGATGAAGCGGGTGGTAAGAAGAAAGGTaacaagaagggcaagaaagTTCTTGTTCAGTGGGGTTAAGCATCTCGTATATAAATTGCATGGCTAAATAGTGTCGGGTCAGTATCTATACTCATCAATGGGCAGAATAGTGTCGGGTTTTGGAACTGGATAAACAAAGTGACGAAGCGAGGCGATTTGGCGTTGAAGCATTCCCTGTGGAAAGTTGAGTGATGATATGGTAGGACGGATTATAACAAGACTGGAACTCTTGGGCGCCTCAGTCCATTTTCATCAACGATGTTTTTGGTATGTATTAGTATAGTAACAATACGACTGTCCATACATCATCTGCATTCATTCTTTCGAATATTATTAGAGGAGGTTATGCTTTTTAACAAGATTCAacaaagttaactttatacCAGAATAAAAGCTCTGTGAAATTCATGACAACGTAgcaatacttttatattatatgaAAATGAGGTTGCTCTAAGAACGCTACTCTTCCTGACAAAGCTGCAATTCAAAGCATCATACTTCGAGGACAACCCCATCCAAATTCCTGTACCTGAAGGCTTAGGAGACCAGCATCTAGAGAGCCGCGGGTTCGTAGTATTCACGGAACCGATCGGTTTTATCCCAGCGTATGCTCCAGACAACATTCCAACATACTAACAACAAAGGAGGGAATCGTACTGTCCAAAAGGCGAGATAACCATCAGGAAGAGGTCCCACGTTTCGTTTGAGTGCCTCGGGCATATCTTCGTAGTGATTCCTCTTGTTGCGCAGAGCACGAAGTAGGTCGAGGAGACGAGCCCCATTGTACTTGCG
This Fusarium poae strain DAOMC 252244 chromosome 3, whole genome shotgun sequence DNA region includes the following protein-coding sequences:
- a CDS encoding hypothetical protein (BUSCO:14337at5125), which codes for MAPPEGDNNTGVSASESQPQGDGQRNRGRGRGKGNQNRRGGQRRGRGGNNANVPSVPANPAAQDVAAAASRAHALAASKAAEAAGDDDDGDVCFICANPVAHHSIAPCNHTTCHICGLRMRALYKTKDCAHCRTPAPYVIFTDDPEKRFEEYSEKDITTTDSNIGIKYTNEDIVGDTVLLLRYNCPEPSCDFAGLGWPDLHRHVKSAHKKRMCDLCTRNKRVFTHEHELFADKELERHMRHGDDKPGAADQTGFKGHPLCGFCGERFYDDDKLYEHCRMKHERCFICDRRDSRHPHYYLDYNALEEHFKKDHYLCGDRECMEKKFVVFESELDLQAHQLSEHGGKATGRDARVVNISGFDIRTPYQQERGGGGAGGREEGRRGGRDGRRGGNRGRDPNAEPVPVSSAQPLRRDEIAFQRQMAIHSAQSVSNRTFGGALSAPTPAQASSQPRGASSSNTPRASQTNLANPIESATVDPANLSPEERARLVRHGAVVERASNLLGNDTQRMATFRSHISSYRQGSLTAPQLIDAFFTLFADTSSNALGTMVREVAELYEDKSKAEALRKAWQDWRAINEDYPSPPGLSGMHGATSSSSGWAGAASANPAVPNAKVTQKYSNRVLKLKNSTRLGGPAPVSSSGASSWAGRPAVNAPPPSSNAFPSLPSSGNSSASRSNWTTPTPSSSQSTTLNRPRPAPRPTGEDAFPALPAAPKPTTTIFGYGNGRAVRRDYGNRETNFQWGSGPSTPADEEPADDEAGGKKKGNKKGKKVLVQWG
- a CDS encoding hypothetical protein (BUSCO:52281at5125); translation: MSAPLTSEELERYTTIIDDILETSDLETISRKKIRQGLENALGGQDLSEQKNAIKRLIEARFDAASGADTGITPPTTSDSLVANGASDVGDTEQSATPEPSRKKVKRSSSAEDADARLAAQLQAQENSLARGRKTRGGDKPTKKKAAPRKKSAKKVKADDDSDMEPADGETGKKRKAGGGFQKPFNLSETLSELVGETQLSRPQVVKKLWEHIKANDLQDPKDKRQIICDDKMHAVFKQAKVDMFKMNKDIGSHLYPVEE
- a CDS encoding hypothetical protein (SECRETED:SignalP(1-17)), which translates into the protein MIHFILFFLILFAGADSFPALQDRVVTCGSPDKDNYTTIQNPFFGDVDHGQPGITFTTEYGEDSLRWFMVYQNAIDFKPYRAMKIPSNTTVFIDLTSSCQTFAGRLVRGADINFDGGVHNLGTWTELNWGNYPLAYGGVSVIEGNDGPVMLNSEDVNAPVIGFVRDIIPEAPKKCQETKDSGGKALKPTDKNGYDEATRKFTKRALRNSQVSIDKSYTATIMSHNGRFMINFIHGNH
- a CDS encoding hypothetical protein (TransMembrane:1 (o260-277i)); its protein translation is MFTTFDISTSSSLSNGKLLSPPTSQPRPKRAQVSRACDWCRLTRVKCDSTRPCRNCKQAKRECVNSGRDDFKSVAAATKEVQRLRTQVQELENKLLSPSLSSGRGDNGRRQSQRWKGVRINGVQYGPSSLTYFSHRLSAFIETDLEPDASSKSHPSPPSTPSNCDRLQREQQDALLDLYWQGYHAIYPVLEEAAFRRHYDSLWHGNMRQACPLVDIVIALCIQFGSSYTANDTLVMPDQPGYDFYLQAQQSLSSSLETPTLISVQCYFLSAIYLLAFKQINSAHMMMRSAIAAAESLGLQFDDNGDDTVNTEMPSTSVGHRLWRCLVTLDTQISLDLGRPFAIASIQSHDQEEPESDEVAQLAGPNFDFSGSSDINWLRFVHERQSLFQIVREIHTELAAVLEGTLEETQQTDFYQHAASRERCAKYLYGQLKRLKAWVEELPENLKTPRVQGVPFSVDRSKLNLSQTDPLWLQRQRLVLELDYHSLVIMLTRTFISFLPTPALGTFNSDNHCIMAVNSGIMMTLMLQQILGGSEILAGFFQVVSWQRTATFTLAGFACGYPICPLSPIARKTLPRAARVFEMSGSWEDAQLTDSLKTKCFEIVQVFCTRIGIATPATTPADTDKDTESVDESMEPSSYQVMSIGEEALANAGFDSILDSDLWVSDSPGGLLWGDLMKDLDSGLASSLGHFGVRDRDNV